From Ramlibacter tataouinensis, the proteins below share one genomic window:
- the tilS gene encoding tRNA lysidine(34) synthetase TilS — protein sequence MALPFDAAIAAFEPPLPLAVALSGGADSTALLVASARRWPGNVSAIHINHGLQPAAADFERHCAALCARLGVPLQVSRVQARHASGQSPEDAARIARYEAIDAAARDGAAPLPPRCVALAHHADDQVESVLLAFSRGAGLAGLAGMRAHWERDGISYCRPLLQVAAVDIRAWLKSEGIAWIEDPTNLDEQFTRNRIRARLLPALGEAFPSYRDTFARSARHAAQAQALLEEVAAQDLALCGVPPSIQALRAMSRARQANLLRHWLKSAHGQQPSAAQLEELLDQLAACSTRGHDIQVKAGSGFVRRRGETLAFEA from the coding sequence ATGGCCCTCCCATTCGATGCCGCGATCGCCGCTTTCGAGCCACCGCTGCCACTGGCGGTGGCCTTGAGCGGGGGCGCGGATTCGACGGCGCTGCTTGTGGCGTCCGCGCGCCGCTGGCCGGGCAACGTGAGCGCGATCCACATCAACCACGGCCTGCAGCCGGCTGCCGCCGATTTCGAGCGGCATTGCGCGGCCTTGTGCGCGCGGCTGGGCGTGCCGCTCCAGGTGAGCCGCGTGCAGGCGCGCCACGCCAGCGGCCAGAGCCCTGAGGATGCCGCCCGCATCGCCCGCTACGAGGCGATCGACGCGGCCGCCCGGGACGGCGCGGCACCGCTCCCACCGCGTTGCGTGGCCCTGGCCCATCACGCCGACGACCAGGTGGAAAGCGTGCTGCTCGCGTTCTCGCGCGGGGCCGGGCTCGCGGGGCTCGCCGGCATGCGGGCGCACTGGGAGCGCGACGGCATCAGCTATTGCCGTCCGCTGCTGCAGGTGGCGGCGGTGGACATCCGCGCCTGGCTGAAGTCAGAGGGCATCGCCTGGATCGAAGACCCGACCAACCTCGACGAGCAGTTCACCCGCAACCGCATCCGCGCGCGGCTGTTGCCGGCGCTGGGCGAGGCGTTTCCGTCGTACCGGGATACCTTCGCGCGCAGCGCGCGGCACGCCGCGCAGGCGCAGGCCCTGCTGGAAGAAGTGGCCGCGCAGGACCTGGCGCTGTGCGGCGTGCCGCCATCGATCCAGGCACTGCGCGCGATGTCGCGCGCGCGCCAGGCCAACCTGCTTCGGCACTGGCTCAAGTCGGCCCACGGCCAGCAGCCCAGCGCGGCGCAGCTCGAGGAACTGCTCGATCAGCTCGCCGCGTGCAGCACCCGCGGGCATGACATCCAGGTGAAGGCGGGTAGCGGCTTCGTGCGCCGGCGGGGCGAGACTTTGGCCTTCGAGGCCTAG
- a CDS encoding TonB family protein: MHTLACGAVTHKARRAGVAIAGPLLLCACAALAQSPPPAPAAADQAPSEAARRAALSPYRFILQNANAPARKPATPAAAAPAPAAEPARRAPAPAPAEATAAARPAPKAAPSPASAPAAQPPLPEPAVAALTPTPAAPPPRREIVPVQTDEPRLSAALLRERPSGVVKVQFDIRPDGSTGEVKVVTSTNRALNRATVDAVSGWKFEPVDEVLTVETELVYKLQ; this comes from the coding sequence ATGCATACACTCGCCTGCGGCGCGGTGACCCACAAGGCACGCCGCGCAGGAGTTGCGATTGCGGGACCGTTGCTGCTATGCGCCTGCGCCGCGCTGGCCCAGAGCCCGCCCCCCGCCCCGGCGGCCGCCGACCAGGCGCCAAGCGAAGCCGCCCGGCGCGCAGCGCTCAGCCCCTACCGATTCATCCTGCAGAACGCGAACGCGCCGGCCCGTAAGCCCGCAACTCCGGCGGCGGCCGCGCCTGCTCCCGCCGCCGAGCCTGCCCGGCGCGCGCCGGCGCCGGCACCAGCGGAGGCGACGGCAGCGGCGAGGCCCGCGCCTAAGGCAGCGCCATCGCCGGCCAGCGCACCGGCCGCACAGCCGCCGCTTCCCGAGCCCGCGGTGGCCGCATTGACTCCCACGCCCGCTGCACCGCCGCCGCGGCGCGAGATCGTCCCGGTGCAGACGGACGAGCCGCGCCTTTCCGCTGCCCTGCTGCGCGAGCGTCCCTCCGGCGTGGTGAAGGTGCAGTTCGACATCCGCCCGGATGGCAGCACCGGCGAGGTGAAGGTGGTGACCAGCACCAACCGAGCGCTCAATCGCGCGACGGTCGACGCGGTGTCGGGCTGGAAGTTCGAACCCGTCGACGAAGTGCTGACGGTGGAGACCGAACTGGTCTACAAACTCCAGTGA
- a CDS encoding DNA-3-methyladenine glycosylase family protein gives MSVDPNQVVLATPAYWKEACGYLAKKDRVLKRLIPQFGDACLQSRGDAFTTLARSIVGQQISVKAAQTVWERFAKLPRKVSPANVLKLKVDDMQAAGLSARKIEYLVDLALHFDSGAIHVDAWQRMGDEEIIAELVGIRGIGRWTAEMFLIFHLMRPNVLPLDDIGLINGISRNYFSGDPVSRSDAREVAAAWDPYCSVATWYIWRSLDPLPVDY, from the coding sequence TTGAGCGTCGACCCCAACCAGGTGGTGCTGGCCACGCCCGCCTACTGGAAGGAGGCCTGCGGCTACCTGGCGAAGAAGGACCGGGTGCTCAAGCGCCTGATCCCGCAGTTCGGCGACGCCTGCCTGCAGTCGCGCGGCGACGCCTTCACCACGCTGGCGCGCAGCATCGTCGGCCAGCAGATCTCGGTGAAGGCGGCGCAGACGGTGTGGGAGCGCTTCGCCAAGCTGCCGCGCAAGGTGTCTCCAGCCAACGTGCTCAAGCTCAAGGTCGACGATATGCAGGCGGCCGGCCTGTCGGCGCGCAAGATCGAGTACCTGGTCGACCTGGCGCTGCATTTCGACTCCGGGGCGATCCACGTCGATGCCTGGCAGCGCATGGGCGACGAGGAAATCATCGCCGAGCTGGTGGGCATTCGCGGCATCGGCCGCTGGACTGCGGAGATGTTCCTCATCTTCCACCTCATGAGGCCCAACGTGCTGCCGCTCGACGATATCGGCCTCATCAACGGCATCAGCCGCAACTATTTTTCCGGCGATCCGGTCAGCCGCAGCGATGCGCGCGAGGTCGCCGCCGCCTGGGATCCATATTGCAGCGTCGCAACTTGGTATATTTGGCGCTCTTTGGATCCCCTGCCGGTGGATTACTGA
- a CDS encoding aspartate kinase yields the protein MALIVHKYGGTSMGSTERIRNVAKRVAKWHRAGHQMVVVPSAMSGETNRLLGLAKELSPAKSTDALQRELDMLASTGEQVSVGLLAIALQAEGIEAVSYAGWQVPVRTNSAYTKARIESIDDQKVRADLAAGKVVVITGFQGVDDKGNITTLGRGGSDTSAVAVAAALKADECLIYTDVDGVYTTDPRVVPEARRLHTISFEEMLEMASMGSKVLQIRSVEFAGKYQVPLRVLSSFTPWDIPLDEEARSGTLITFEEDEKMEQAVVSGIAFNRDEAKISILGVPDKPGIAYNILGAVAGANIEVDVIIQNISKDGKTDFSFTVHRNDYARTVDLLKSKVLPTLGTDQLEGDTRICKVSIVGIGMRSHVGIASKMFRALSEEGINIQMISTSEIKTSVVIDEKYMELAVRALHRAFDLDQESS from the coding sequence ATGGCATTGATCGTTCACAAATACGGCGGCACGTCCATGGGCTCGACGGAGCGCATTCGCAACGTCGCCAAGCGCGTCGCCAAGTGGCACCGGGCGGGCCACCAGATGGTCGTCGTGCCCAGCGCCATGAGCGGCGAGACGAACCGCCTGCTGGGACTGGCCAAGGAACTCTCGCCGGCCAAGAGCACCGATGCGCTGCAGCGCGAGCTGGACATGCTGGCGTCCACGGGCGAGCAGGTCTCGGTCGGTCTGCTGGCCATCGCCCTGCAGGCCGAAGGCATCGAGGCCGTCAGCTACGCCGGCTGGCAGGTGCCGGTGCGAACCAACAGCGCCTACACCAAGGCCCGCATCGAGTCGATCGATGACCAGAAGGTGCGCGCCGACCTGGCCGCGGGCAAGGTGGTGGTCATCACCGGCTTCCAGGGCGTGGACGACAAGGGCAACATCACCACCCTCGGGCGCGGCGGCAGTGACACCTCGGCGGTGGCGGTGGCGGCGGCGCTCAAGGCCGACGAATGCCTGATCTACACCGACGTGGACGGCGTCTACACCACCGACCCGCGCGTGGTGCCCGAGGCGCGCCGCCTGCACACCATCAGCTTCGAGGAAATGCTCGAGATGGCGTCAATGGGCTCCAAGGTGCTGCAGATCCGCTCGGTGGAGTTCGCCGGCAAGTACCAGGTGCCGCTGCGCGTGCTGTCGAGCTTCACCCCCTGGGACATCCCGCTCGACGAGGAAGCCCGCTCGGGCACCCTGATCACTTTTGAGGAAGACGAGAAAATGGAACAAGCCGTCGTTTCGGGTATCGCGTTCAACCGCGACGAAGCCAAGATTTCCATCCTGGGCGTTCCCGACAAGCCCGGCATCGCCTACAACATCCTGGGTGCGGTGGCCGGCGCCAACATCGAAGTCGACGTCATCATCCAGAACATCTCCAAGGACGGCAAGACCGACTTCAGCTTCACCGTGCACCGCAACGACTACGCGCGCACGGTCGACCTGCTCAAGTCCAAGGTGCTGCCCACGCTGGGCACCGACCAGCTCGAGGGCGATACCCGCATCTGCAAGGTCAGCATCGTCGGCATCGGCATGCGCAGCCACGTCGGCATCGCCTCCAAGATGTTCCGCGCGCTGTCCGAAGAAGGCATCAACATCCAGATGATCTCCACCAGCGAGATCAAGACCTCGGTGGTCATCGACGAGAAATACATGGAACTGGCCGTGCGTGCCCTGCACCGCGCGTTCGACCTCGACCAGGAAAGCTCCTGA
- a CDS encoding RT0821/Lpp0805 family surface protein, with amino-acid sequence MSLKSLGVLVCLLACQAGAALASNLNFLRDDAPITRFNQKDMQLMQDALDKAMNAEPGTKVEWANDKSGASGSITQLGRFERAGAECRKAEFTTRYKTIRGGGEYNFCKTAQGIWQLVQ; translated from the coding sequence ATGAGCCTGAAATCCCTCGGCGTGCTGGTCTGCCTGCTGGCCTGCCAGGCCGGCGCTGCGCTGGCCTCGAACCTGAATTTCCTGCGGGATGATGCCCCGATCACGCGTTTCAACCAGAAGGACATGCAGCTGATGCAGGATGCCCTCGACAAGGCGATGAACGCGGAGCCCGGAACCAAAGTGGAATGGGCCAACGACAAGAGCGGGGCCAGCGGCAGCATCACGCAGCTCGGGCGCTTCGAACGCGCGGGAGCCGAATGCCGCAAGGCCGAGTTCACCACGCGCTACAAGACGATCCGCGGCGGGGGCGAGTACAACTTCTGCAAGACGGCCCAGGGCATCTGGCAGCTGGTGCAATGA
- a CDS encoding PAS domain S-box protein, with protein MAAGGMEEVAAGLSDGALRSLVQNAPDGIFVADREGRFTYVNDAGCRMLGYARTEITGRNIADFLAPDDARRLDEARRRLASGGTQSGEWSLRRKDGSWLQVEVSANLLPDGQWHGFGRDISRRKTLEAERNSLFESVQQKNRWLQTVMDTLPMGLLLYDAEGARSSNRYTQELAGMGLAPDVPVSYPIMYPDGRPVPKEGRVSSRVLRRGETMLGEEYLLQKPDGSTIPILVSAAPIRDENGVVIGAVGVFQDISERMRLEQAVRDNERLLKAVFELLPVGVWIANRAGRVIRINPAAERIWHGARYVGLSEYDQYRGWWADSGEPIAAQDWALARAITRGETSTGDTVRIQCFDGSFKTIINSAAPIPEEHGGIGGGVTVSEDITALYETQRQLRANERLFRAVIDLLPVGVWIADKDGRITMQNAAGRRIWEETPERTGKYKGWWVDTGRPVAPDEWALTRALHKGRTSVGELLHIQCFDGSSKTIINWAAPIRNEAGEITGAVGVNEDITALYHTQEQLRAAVREREEILAVVTHDLRNPLSGLMLAAMTLERKAGRLPGGQDLGSAAGMIVENARSMSALVDDLLAVATAPSGRSMLQVAPVRAADLVARAARAAQPLFARADVGLEVRAPDELPTVQVDANRILRVLANLLDNAMKFTERGGATLLEAQPVSAGVRFSVANSGAALSEEELADMFQPFWQAARRDRRGAGLGLAICRSIIEAHGGSIWAEPADGMRVRVFFVLPRMQPQQAEDARQDTQPPRNG; from the coding sequence ATGGCGGCCGGCGGAATGGAAGAAGTCGCGGCAGGCTTGAGCGACGGCGCACTTCGATCACTCGTCCAGAACGCACCGGACGGCATCTTCGTGGCCGATCGCGAGGGCCGGTTCACCTACGTGAACGACGCGGGCTGCCGGATGCTGGGCTACGCCCGGACCGAGATCACCGGCCGCAACATCGCCGACTTCCTCGCGCCCGACGATGCCAGGCGCCTGGACGAAGCACGCCGGCGGCTGGCCAGCGGCGGCACCCAGTCGGGCGAGTGGTCGCTGCGGCGCAAGGACGGCAGCTGGTTGCAGGTGGAGGTCAGCGCCAACCTGCTGCCCGACGGGCAATGGCACGGCTTCGGCCGCGACATCTCGCGGCGAAAAACCCTCGAGGCCGAGCGCAACTCCCTGTTCGAAAGCGTCCAGCAGAAAAACCGGTGGCTGCAGACCGTGATGGATACGCTGCCCATGGGCCTGTTGCTGTACGACGCCGAAGGAGCGAGATCCTCCAACAGGTACACGCAGGAGTTGGCCGGAATGGGACTCGCCCCCGACGTGCCGGTGAGCTATCCCATCATGTATCCGGACGGCCGTCCTGTGCCGAAAGAAGGGCGCGTTTCCTCGCGCGTGCTGCGGCGCGGCGAGACGATGCTCGGCGAGGAATACCTGCTGCAAAAGCCCGACGGCAGCACCATCCCCATCCTCGTGAGCGCGGCGCCTATCCGGGACGAGAACGGCGTCGTGATCGGCGCGGTCGGCGTCTTCCAGGACATCAGCGAGCGCATGCGGCTGGAACAGGCGGTTCGCGACAACGAGCGCCTGCTCAAGGCCGTGTTCGAGCTGTTGCCGGTGGGCGTCTGGATCGCTAACCGGGCAGGCCGGGTCATCCGCATCAATCCGGCGGCCGAGCGCATCTGGCATGGCGCGCGCTATGTCGGCCTGTCGGAATACGACCAGTACCGCGGCTGGTGGGCCGACAGCGGCGAGCCGATCGCCGCGCAGGACTGGGCGCTGGCCCGCGCGATCACACGCGGCGAGACCTCGACGGGCGATACCGTGCGCATCCAGTGTTTCGACGGATCGTTCAAGACCATCATCAACTCGGCCGCCCCCATTCCCGAGGAGCACGGCGGCATCGGCGGCGGCGTGACGGTGAGCGAAGACATCACGGCGCTCTATGAAACGCAACGCCAGTTGCGCGCCAACGAGCGCCTGTTCCGCGCCGTGATCGACCTGCTGCCGGTGGGCGTGTGGATCGCGGACAAGGATGGCCGCATCACCATGCAGAACGCCGCGGGCAGGCGCATCTGGGAGGAGACGCCCGAGCGCACCGGCAAGTACAAGGGATGGTGGGTGGATACCGGCCGGCCCGTCGCACCGGACGAATGGGCGCTCACGCGCGCATTGCACAAGGGAAGAACCTCGGTCGGCGAGCTGCTGCACATCCAGTGCTTCGACGGCTCGTCCAAGACCATCATCAACTGGGCCGCCCCAATCCGTAACGAGGCCGGCGAGATCACCGGCGCGGTCGGGGTCAACGAGGACATCACGGCCCTCTATCACACGCAGGAGCAGTTGCGCGCAGCCGTGCGCGAGCGCGAGGAGATCCTCGCCGTGGTCACCCACGACCTGCGCAATCCTCTGAGCGGCCTGATGCTGGCCGCCATGACCCTGGAGCGCAAGGCGGGCCGGCTGCCAGGCGGCCAGGATCTGGGCAGCGCGGCGGGGATGATCGTCGAGAACGCGCGCAGCATGTCGGCGCTGGTCGACGACCTGCTGGCGGTGGCCACGGCGCCCTCCGGGCGTTCCATGCTCCAGGTCGCCCCGGTCAGGGCGGCCGACCTGGTCGCGCGGGCCGCGCGTGCGGCGCAGCCCCTGTTCGCTCGGGCCGACGTCGGGCTCGAAGTGCGCGCGCCGGACGAACTGCCCACGGTGCAGGTGGACGCCAACCGCATCCTGCGCGTGCTGGCCAACCTGCTGGACAACGCCATGAAGTTCACTGAGCGCGGCGGCGCGACCCTGCTGGAGGCGCAACCGGTCTCGGCGGGCGTGCGTTTCAGCGTGGCGAACTCGGGCGCGGCGCTGAGCGAGGAGGAACTCGCCGACATGTTCCAGCCGTTCTGGCAGGCCGCGCGCAGGGACCGCCGCGGCGCCGGCCTGGGGCTGGCCATCTGCCGCTCCATCATCGAGGCGCACGGTGGCAGCATCTGGGCCGAGCCCGCCGACGGCATGCGGGTGCGGGTCTTCTTCGTGCTGCCGCGCATGCAGCCGCAACAGGCCGAGGACGCCAGGCAGGACACCCAGCCACCCCGCAACGGCTAG
- a CDS encoding acetyl-CoA carboxylase carboxyltransferase subunit alpha, producing MAKKTFLDFEQPIAELETKIEELRYVQTESAVDISEEIDQLSKKSLQLTKDIYSDLTPWQITKIARHPERPYTLDYVREIFTDFIELHGDRHFADDQSIVGGLARFNGNACLLIGHQKGRDTKERGLRNFGMSRPEGYRKALRLMKTAEKFKLPVFTFVDTPGAYPGIDAEERCQSEAIGRNIYEMAQLEVPIITTIIGEGGSGGALAIAVADQVLMLQYSVYSVISPEGCASILWKTSEKAQDAADAMGITAHRLKALGLVDKIVNEPVGGAHRDHKQMAAFLKRGLNDAWRQLGDLKTRELLDRRYERLQSYGRFSDTKAESR from the coding sequence TTGGCCAAGAAAACCTTCCTGGATTTCGAGCAGCCGATCGCGGAACTCGAAACCAAGATCGAAGAGCTGCGCTACGTCCAGACGGAGTCGGCGGTCGACATCTCCGAGGAGATCGACCAGCTCTCGAAGAAGAGCCTGCAGCTGACCAAGGACATCTACAGCGACCTCACGCCCTGGCAGATCACCAAGATCGCGCGCCATCCCGAGCGTCCCTACACGCTGGACTACGTCCGGGAAATCTTCACCGACTTCATCGAACTGCACGGTGACCGCCATTTCGCCGACGACCAGTCGATCGTGGGCGGCCTGGCGCGCTTCAACGGCAACGCCTGCCTGCTGATCGGCCACCAGAAGGGGCGCGACACCAAGGAGCGCGGCCTGCGCAACTTCGGCATGAGCCGTCCGGAGGGCTATCGCAAGGCGCTGCGGCTCATGAAGACGGCCGAGAAGTTCAAGCTGCCGGTGTTCACCTTCGTCGACACCCCGGGCGCCTATCCCGGCATCGATGCCGAGGAGCGCTGCCAGTCCGAGGCGATCGGCCGCAACATCTACGAGATGGCGCAGCTGGAAGTGCCGATCATCACCACCATCATCGGCGAGGGTGGCTCAGGCGGGGCGCTGGCCATCGCCGTGGCCGACCAGGTGCTGATGCTGCAGTACTCGGTCTACTCGGTGATCAGCCCGGAAGGCTGCGCGTCCATCCTGTGGAAGACGTCCGAGAAGGCCCAGGATGCGGCCGATGCCATGGGCATCACGGCACACCGCCTGAAGGCGCTGGGCCTGGTGGACAAGATCGTCAACGAGCCGGTGGGCGGTGCGCACCGCGACCACAAGCAGATGGCGGCTTTCCTGAAGCGGGGGCTGAACGACGCCTGGCGCCAGCTGGGCGACCTCAAGACCCGCGAACTGCTCGACCGCCGCTACGAGCGCCTGCAAAGCTACGGGCGCTTCTCGGATACCAAGGCCGAGTCGCGCTGA
- the cysS gene encoding cysteine--tRNA ligase, with protein sequence MSLRIYNTLSRALEDFSPIEPGHVRMYLCGITVYDLCHMGHARCNIAWDVVQRWFKASGYQVTFVRNITDIDDKIIRRAVENGETVRGLAERMTGEMYRDFDALGMERPTHDPRATDYVPQMLDIVRRLEDNKLAYRAEGGDVNFAVRALPGYGKLSGKSLDELHAGERVAVLEGKQDPLDFVLWKTAKPSEPADAKWDSEFGPGRPGWHIECSAMARALLGQPFDIHAGGMDLQFPHHENEIAQSEGAFGTPLARYWMHNGFLNIDNEKMSKSLGNFFTIRDVLQKFDAETVRFFVLRSHYRSPLNYSDVTLEDARGALKRLYTTLDAVAPAPMGPIDWQDPFAARFKAAMDNDFATPEAMAVLFELAAEVNRTKSAQLSGLLKALGGCLGTLQGDPKAFLRAGATLDEATIRDLIEQRAAAKKARDFAAADRIRAELLAQGVVLKDSPSGTTWEAAS encoded by the coding sequence CGACCTGTGCCACATGGGGCATGCGCGCTGCAACATCGCCTGGGACGTGGTGCAGCGCTGGTTCAAGGCCAGCGGCTACCAGGTCACCTTCGTTCGCAACATCACCGACATCGATGACAAGATCATCCGCCGCGCCGTCGAAAACGGCGAGACGGTGCGCGGCCTGGCCGAGCGCATGACCGGCGAGATGTACCGCGACTTCGACGCCCTGGGCATGGAGCGGCCCACGCACGACCCGCGCGCCACCGACTACGTGCCGCAGATGCTGGACATCGTCAGGCGCCTGGAGGACAACAAGCTGGCCTACCGCGCCGAAGGCGGCGACGTCAACTTCGCGGTGCGGGCGCTGCCCGGCTACGGCAAGCTTTCGGGCAAGTCGCTGGACGAGCTGCACGCCGGCGAGCGCGTCGCCGTGCTGGAGGGCAAGCAGGACCCGCTGGACTTCGTGCTCTGGAAGACCGCCAAGCCCAGCGAGCCGGCGGACGCCAAGTGGGACAGCGAGTTCGGCCCGGGCCGCCCCGGCTGGCACATCGAGTGCTCGGCGATGGCGCGCGCGCTGCTCGGCCAGCCCTTCGACATCCACGCCGGCGGGATGGACCTGCAGTTCCCGCACCACGAGAACGAGATCGCGCAGAGCGAAGGCGCGTTCGGCACGCCGCTGGCGCGCTACTGGATGCACAACGGCTTCCTGAACATCGACAACGAGAAGATGTCCAAGTCGCTGGGCAACTTCTTCACCATCCGCGACGTGCTGCAGAAGTTCGACGCCGAGACGGTGCGTTTCTTCGTGCTGCGCTCCCACTACCGCAGCCCGCTCAACTACAGCGACGTGACCCTGGAGGATGCGCGCGGCGCCCTCAAGCGCCTGTACACCACGCTGGACGCCGTCGCCCCCGCACCCATGGGCCCCATCGACTGGCAGGACCCCTTCGCGGCGCGCTTCAAGGCGGCGATGGACAACGATTTCGCCACGCCGGAAGCGATGGCGGTGTTGTTCGAACTGGCCGCCGAGGTGAACCGCACCAAATCCGCGCAGCTCTCCGGCCTGCTCAAGGCGCTCGGCGGCTGCCTGGGCACGCTGCAGGGCGATCCCAAAGCCTTCCTGCGCGCGGGCGCGACGCTCGACGAGGCGACCATCCGCGACCTGATCGAGCAGCGCGCCGCGGCCAAGAAGGCCCGCGACTTCGCCGCAGCCGACCGCATCCGCGCCGAGCTGCTGGCCCAGGGCGTGGTGCTCAAGGATTCGCCCAGCGGCACCACCTGGGAGGCCGCCTCTTGA
- a CDS encoding SDR family oxidoreductase: MESVNTAAKAPDKVALVIGAGDSTGGAIARRFAAGGYIACATRRDAAKLEPLVESIRAAGGRAHGFSSDARKEEEVTALVERIESEFGPIEVLVFNIGANVPSSILEESARKYFKIWEMACFSGFLNAREVAKRMVGRERGTIIFTGATASLRGSANFAAFAGAKAALRALAQSMARELGPRNIHVAHVVVDGAIDTEFIRTNFPQRYALKDKQGILSPEHIAENYWYLHQQPRDAWTFELDLRPYMETW, encoded by the coding sequence ATGGAAAGCGTGAACACGGCCGCGAAGGCCCCGGACAAGGTCGCGCTGGTGATCGGCGCGGGCGACTCGACCGGCGGCGCCATTGCGAGGCGCTTTGCCGCAGGCGGCTATATTGCCTGCGCGACCCGGCGCGACGCGGCCAAGCTCGAGCCCCTGGTGGAGAGCATCCGCGCCGCCGGCGGGCGGGCGCATGGCTTCTCGTCCGACGCCCGCAAGGAGGAGGAGGTCACGGCCCTGGTCGAGCGCATCGAAAGCGAGTTCGGGCCCATCGAGGTGCTGGTGTTCAACATCGGCGCCAACGTGCCCTCCAGCATCCTGGAGGAGTCGGCGCGCAAGTACTTCAAGATCTGGGAGATGGCCTGCTTCAGCGGTTTCCTCAACGCACGCGAGGTGGCCAAGCGGATGGTCGGCCGCGAGCGCGGCACCATCATCTTCACCGGAGCCACCGCGTCGCTGCGCGGCTCGGCGAACTTCGCCGCCTTCGCCGGTGCGAAGGCCGCTTTGCGGGCCCTGGCCCAGAGCATGGCGCGCGAGCTCGGCCCGCGCAACATCCATGTGGCGCACGTCGTCGTCGATGGCGCGATCGACACCGAGTTCATCCGAACCAACTTTCCGCAGCGCTATGCGCTCAAGGACAAGCAGGGCATCCTGAGTCCCGAGCACATCGCCGAGAACTACTGGTACCTGCACCAGCAGCCCCGCGACGCCTGGACCTTCGAGCTGGACCTGCGGCCCTACATGGAGACCTGGTAG